In one window of Chryseobacterium sp. JV274 DNA:
- the dnaE gene encoding DNA polymerase III subunit alpha, with amino-acid sequence MYLIFDTETTGLPKNFNAPLSDSENWPRMVQIAWQVHDDDGNLVENQDYIIKPEGYDIPFNAARIHGITTKIANEEGRDLEEVLNEFAEVLDRVRVVSGHNVEFDYNIVGAEFYRKNLKDNLQEKPKADTMILGTDFCQLGGGRGGRYKSPKLEELYEKLYGSKFDEAHNAAADVNATARAFFEMIRIGVVPAETLKISEDQLAYFKSLYPDPIKPFNIVIRRQVADFHNKKKQQDFGSVDEIDLGKYFNFDNHSVFSTLMATSSINDLIKKATDDNFPAVGMVDLGNMMGAFKFVSAIEGANSDRAKKHKEYLAKKQEAEENGEEFNEAEPVSEPLVPVVGCEFYISDRYEQKQFTKDDPDRRTQVVLLAKDFEGYKNLAKLSSIGFLKGFYFGVPRISRELIAEYKKGLIALTSGILGDIPDAILNTGEQKGEELFKWWKDTFEDDFYVQIQNHKLPEEEHLNDVLLHFADKYNVKILAQNETFYTNKDDSNIQDIVSCIKDGEKLTTPVGKGFGKRRGLATGEYYIKNSDEIKETFLAYPDAFDAYEEFTAKFKPYTLKRDVLLPKFDIPEEFIHAEDDIDGGKRGEMAYLTHLTYEGAKKRYADTGITAEIKERLDFELEVVANTGYPGYFLIVQDFCNEARKMGVWVGPGRGSAAGSAVAYCTGITNVDPIKYDLLFERFLNPERVSMPDIDIDFDDEGRDKIIKWVVEKYGKNQVAQIITYSVLGGKSAIKDAGRVLDVPIPDTNNIAKLIPPSPGMNIAKALSKYDKLKPEEQMLVDEMRYVLNSPDDARHDVLSSAKKMEGCIRNTGIHACGVIITPEDVSNLVPVTIAAKDADILVSQFDNSVAESAGLLKMDFLGLRTLTIIKDALKLVKARHGLDIDPDLIPLDDTKTYQLFKEGRTVGIFQYESPGMQKYMRELKPTVFADLIAMNALYRPGPIKYIPNFINRKHGIEEIVYDLPETEEYLRETYGITVYQEQVMLLSQKLANFTKGEADTLRKAMGKKQIDVLNKMYPKFIEGGRKNNLNEERLEKIWNDWKAFAEYAFNKSHSTCYAFIAYQTAYLKANYPAEYMASVMSNNINNTDSITMFMEDCKSMGVDVLGPDVNESQYKFSVNEKGQIRFGLGAIKGIGEGPSEGITRERTNGRFKNIYDFFERILPSQMNKRVAESLVLAGAFDELDSFHRGQYFDIDMAGRTNLERLIRYGQSFQESKNEMEHSLFADFAEEVQIEQPKLAPCPEWPNMHKLNKEKETIGFYLSAHPLDEFKYQYQFMQGQLSKKSVLEKDEEKAVIDEAPILEKDSIDEVADLVEIVSDDIVAGEEEEVIEEVTKKAEPKGVFHFLNLDEVDAYKEQAFANKQEELFEEKKKDWKTLQKERENGGGGKEYTVAGLITEYVVKDGFRSGEKVAFVTLEDYSGSYSFRLGDRDYMRLKEKLEVQRFVIFKIKFAQVKDGRVFVNVNDVIELQEAFERFAKSISLVMDVMDVRAEDLDFFRTVLDRNKGNQKLKFFIKNLEDDSHIEVQSMKHSVDLNGDLIKEIQLLNKYEFYLN; translated from the coding sequence ATGTATTTAATTTTTGACACAGAAACAACAGGTTTACCAAAAAATTTCAACGCTCCGCTTTCAGATTCGGAAAACTGGCCAAGAATGGTTCAGATAGCATGGCAGGTACACGATGATGACGGAAATTTAGTTGAAAACCAGGATTATATAATAAAACCTGAAGGATATGATATTCCCTTCAATGCAGCCCGTATTCACGGAATTACAACGAAAATTGCCAATGAAGAAGGCCGTGACCTTGAAGAAGTTTTAAATGAATTTGCTGAAGTCTTAGATAGAGTAAGAGTCGTTTCCGGACACAATGTGGAATTCGATTACAATATCGTTGGAGCAGAATTTTACAGAAAAAATCTTAAAGATAATCTACAGGAAAAACCCAAAGCGGATACCATGATTTTGGGAACCGACTTCTGTCAGCTAGGCGGAGGAAGGGGAGGGAGATATAAATCTCCGAAACTTGAAGAACTTTATGAAAAGCTTTATGGAAGCAAATTTGATGAGGCACATAATGCTGCTGCCGACGTAAATGCTACGGCAAGAGCTTTTTTTGAAATGATAAGAATTGGAGTTGTTCCCGCGGAAACATTAAAGATTTCTGAGGATCAGCTGGCGTATTTCAAGAGCCTTTATCCCGATCCGATAAAACCTTTCAATATTGTTATCAGAAGGCAGGTTGCAGATTTTCATAATAAGAAAAAGCAGCAGGATTTCGGAAGTGTTGATGAAATTGATCTGGGTAAATATTTCAATTTTGACAATCACAGTGTTTTCTCAACATTAATGGCGACTTCCAGCATTAATGATTTAATTAAAAAAGCTACGGATGACAATTTCCCTGCCGTTGGAATGGTGGATTTGGGAAATATGATGGGTGCCTTTAAATTTGTTTCAGCAATTGAAGGTGCAAATAGTGACCGCGCAAAAAAACATAAAGAATATTTAGCAAAAAAACAGGAAGCAGAAGAAAACGGAGAAGAATTTAATGAGGCTGAGCCTGTTTCAGAGCCTTTAGTTCCTGTTGTAGGCTGTGAATTTTATATTTCAGACCGTTACGAACAGAAGCAGTTTACCAAAGATGATCCTGACAGAAGAACGCAGGTGGTTTTATTAGCGAAAGATTTTGAAGGATATAAAAACCTGGCAAAACTTTCAAGTATCGGATTCTTAAAAGGATTTTATTTTGGAGTTCCAAGGATCAGCCGTGAATTGATTGCTGAATATAAAAAGGGTTTAATTGCTCTGACTTCCGGAATTCTGGGAGATATTCCGGATGCTATTTTAAATACCGGTGAGCAAAAAGGGGAGGAGCTTTTCAAATGGTGGAAAGATACTTTTGAAGATGACTTTTATGTTCAGATTCAAAATCATAAACTACCTGAAGAAGAGCATTTAAATGATGTTTTACTGCATTTTGCAGATAAATATAATGTTAAGATTTTAGCCCAGAACGAAACTTTTTATACCAATAAAGACGATTCTAATATTCAGGATATTGTAAGCTGTATTAAAGACGGAGAAAAATTGACAACTCCTGTCGGAAAAGGCTTTGGAAAGAGAAGAGGATTAGCTACAGGAGAATATTACATCAAAAATTCTGATGAAATAAAAGAAACTTTTTTAGCGTATCCTGATGCTTTTGATGCTTATGAAGAATTCACTGCGAAATTTAAGCCTTATACATTAAAAAGAGATGTTTTACTTCCAAAATTCGATATTCCGGAAGAATTTATTCATGCTGAAGATGATATTGATGGAGGGAAACGTGGTGAAATGGCATATTTGACGCATTTAACATATGAAGGAGCGAAAAAAAGATATGCAGATACCGGAATTACAGCCGAAATTAAAGAACGTTTAGATTTTGAACTGGAAGTAGTTGCTAACACAGGGTATCCAGGTTATTTCCTGATTGTGCAGGATTTTTGTAATGAAGCAAGAAAAATGGGGGTTTGGGTTGGTCCCGGCCGTGGTTCTGCTGCAGGTTCTGCCGTAGCATATTGTACAGGAATTACCAATGTGGATCCTATTAAATATGATTTGCTTTTTGAAAGATTTTTGAATCCGGAAAGGGTTTCCATGCCGGATATTGATATTGACTTTGATGATGAAGGCCGTGATAAAATTATCAAATGGGTAGTTGAAAAATACGGTAAAAATCAGGTCGCACAGATTATTACGTACTCTGTTTTAGGAGGAAAATCTGCGATTAAAGATGCGGGAAGAGTGCTTGATGTTCCGATTCCGGATACAAATAATATTGCAAAATTAATTCCGCCAAGCCCGGGAATGAATATTGCAAAAGCTTTATCTAAATATGATAAATTAAAACCGGAAGAACAGATGCTTGTTGATGAAATGAGATATGTTCTGAATAGCCCGGATGATGCCCGTCATGACGTACTTTCGAGTGCGAAAAAAATGGAAGGCTGTATCAGGAATACAGGTATTCATGCCTGTGGGGTGATTATTACTCCGGAAGATGTAAGTAATCTTGTACCCGTAACTATTGCTGCAAAAGATGCGGATATTCTGGTTTCACAGTTTGATAACTCCGTGGCGGAAAGTGCAGGTCTTCTGAAAATGGACTTCCTTGGGTTGAGGACGTTGACGATCATTAAAGATGCATTGAAACTGGTAAAAGCAAGACATGGCTTAGACATTGATCCGGATCTTATTCCGCTTGATGATACGAAGACCTATCAATTATTTAAAGAAGGGAGGACAGTAGGGATTTTCCAGTACGAAAGTCCCGGAATGCAAAAATACATGAGGGAGCTTAAACCAACGGTTTTTGCTGACCTTATTGCAATGAATGCCCTGTATCGTCCGGGGCCGATTAAATATATTCCAAATTTCATTAATAGAAAGCACGGAATTGAAGAGATCGTTTATGACCTACCGGAAACAGAAGAATATTTAAGAGAAACATACGGGATTACCGTTTATCAGGAGCAGGTAATGCTTTTGTCCCAGAAGCTGGCTAATTTTACAAAAGGTGAAGCTGATACTTTGAGAAAAGCGATGGGTAAAAAGCAGATCGATGTCCTTAATAAAATGTACCCGAAATTCATTGAAGGAGGTAGAAAAAATAACCTGAATGAAGAAAGGTTGGAGAAAATCTGGAATGACTGGAAAGCCTTTGCGGAATATGCCTTCAATAAATCTCACTCCACTTGTTACGCATTTATTGCTTACCAGACAGCCTATCTGAAAGCCAATTATCCTGCAGAATATATGGCGAGTGTGATGAGTAATAACATTAACAATACGGATTCAATTACCATGTTTATGGAGGATTGCAAAAGTATGGGAGTAGATGTATTAGGACCGGATGTGAATGAATCTCAATATAAATTCTCTGTAAACGAAAAAGGACAGATCCGTTTTGGGTTGGGAGCAATCAAAGGGATTGGAGAAGGGCCGAGTGAAGGAATTACACGGGAAAGAACGAACGGAAGATTCAAAAATATTTATGATTTTTTTGAAAGAATTCTGCCTTCGCAAATGAATAAAAGAGTAGCGGAAAGTTTGGTGCTTGCAGGAGCTTTTGATGAATTGGATTCTTTCCACAGAGGTCAATATTTTGATATTGATATGGCCGGAAGAACGAATCTTGAAAGATTGATCAGATACGGACAAAGTTTCCAGGAGAGTAAAAATGAGATGGAACATTCTCTTTTTGCGGATTTTGCAGAGGAAGTTCAGATTGAGCAGCCGAAACTGGCACCCTGCCCGGAATGGCCAAACATGCATAAACTTAATAAAGAAAAAGAAACGATCGGATTTTATCTTTCTGCACATCCGCTGGATGAATTTAAATACCAATATCAGTTTATGCAGGGGCAGCTTTCCAAAAAGTCAGTGTTGGAGAAGGATGAGGAAAAAGCAGTTATAGATGAAGCTCCTATTCTTGAAAAAGACTCTATTGATGAGGTTGCGGATCTTGTGGAAATTGTTTCTGATGACATCGTTGCCGGTGAAGAGGAAGAAGTTATAGAAGAAGTTACAAAAAAAGCTGAACCGAAAGGAGTTTTTCATTTTTTGAATCTTGATGAAGTGGATGCCTATAAAGAGCAGGCTTTTGCAAATAAACAGGAAGAACTTTTTGAAGAAAAGAAAAAAGACTGGAAAACCTTACAAAAAGAAAGAGAAAACGGCGGTGGTGGAAAAGAATATACTGTTGCCGGTCTGATTACGGAATATGTGGTGAAAGATGGTTTCAGGAGTGGCGAAAAAGTAGCTTTTGTTACCCTGGAAGATTATTCGGGATCGTATTCATTCAGATTGGGAGACAGGGATTATATGAGGCTGAAGGAAAAGCTGGAGGTACAGAGGTTTGTTATTTTCAAAATAAAATTTGCTCAGGTGAAGGATGGAAGAGTCTTTGTTAATGTAAATGATGTTATAGAACTGCAGGAAGCATTTGAAAGGTTTGCTAAGAGTATATCTCTGGTCATGGATGTTATGGATGTAAGAGCTGAAGATCTGGACTTTTTCAGAACAGTACTTGATAGAAATAAAGGAAATCAAAAGCTGAAGTTCTTTATCAAAAATCTTGAGGATGATTCCCATATCGAAGTACAGTCTATGAAGCATTCGGTAGATCTGAATGGAGACTTGATTAAAGAAATCCAGCTTCTTAATAAATATGAATTTTATTTAAATTAG
- a CDS encoding fibronectin type III domain-containing protein, whose product MKRLLLSCLAFLSMGVYAQTNVANYTFSKSSGMTYTSITGGTKLFPTGTNTTYDNEVSAAIPLSSPFTFGGVAMTTCYVSANGFIAFGAAPSGTNYTPMSSLGSTTGAISAFGQDGGFSSSDATQPIGNHEVRYEDLGTEFVVQWQDHANYSNRSTERLNFQIRLVYATGEIKIIYGNCTDPGTSTSNSTPHVGIRGNSTTYASNVNSLMIGNVPSGTTCDWSKAVTGSANNSTMLFSSTTNASVKIPAGLQYTWVPGTQAPVRTFAAATAITNNAATVNWTAPTGATAYNVQYRAVGSCDWTNLVGNPVSAATATITGLTQNTTYQVQVQALNGAVQSVYSHIPNAAGTGSGYASTGSFTTTPNCVSTVTGLSSSSLTPESATISWTASTTPPGNGYEYYYSTSSTTPISTVTPSGSVGAGVLTADLSGLTPSTQYYYWVRGNCNGTDKGVWSSSANFTTLGLCPTVTAPASSATGVSVTPTITWNAINGATGYKLKVGTTSGGNDILDMDIAGGTNSSYTLAAPLNFATTYYYSVTAYTANITGPATACTVRSFQTVCNSVNLPYTLDFESVTTPALPMCTTVINSGSGNLWKTATAPTGFTGKVLNYSYNSSNAANTWFFTQGLNLTAGVSYRIKYKYANATGTTQYPEKVKVAYGSSATSAAMTNTLADHANITGGTATNTFVDFTPNATGVYYFGFQAYSLADMNQIYVDDINIDVTPTCSEPSAVAVSAITTNGASISWTAPATAPGSGYEYYYSTNSTAPTASTTALGNSTTTSAPLSGLSPSTTYYVWVRSVCSSSDKSVWSIVATFNTLCGIVMAPFTQNFDSGAAPNCWNNVNPTATGTDANLFWKFSGNGDYGASPANNGKAAGTYAWVDASSPYAGAGTNTVQLVTPSVNLTGLTAPLVSFDWFKNHSMSTGTTVSPSSYDNNKLTVEVNDGNGWVVIFSDNTNLNQWRTVAVPLAASYIGATIQVRFTVDKNVNGNGYFYDDLLLDNVEVKQNPNLATSETVAKDHKINVYPNPFTETLTISDVSKVQSVSIVDVSGRLIKTIEKPSSELQLRDLKEGLYLVVLNMKDGSKQTVKAIKR is encoded by the coding sequence ATGAAGAGATTACTACTTTCGTGTTTAGCCTTCCTGAGTATGGGAGTCTATGCACAAACTAATGTCGCCAACTATACTTTTTCAAAAAGTAGCGGGATGACGTACACCTCAATCACGGGGGGAACAAAATTATTTCCTACCGGAACTAATACAACTTATGATAATGAGGTGTCGGCAGCAATTCCTTTATCTTCTCCCTTTACTTTCGGTGGTGTTGCAATGACAACATGTTACGTGAGTGCAAATGGGTTTATAGCTTTTGGAGCTGCACCTTCGGGGACAAACTATACACCGATGTCGAGTCTGGGATCAACGACAGGGGCGATTTCTGCTTTTGGGCAGGATGGAGGTTTTTCATCATCAGATGCAACACAGCCGATTGGAAATCATGAAGTTCGATATGAAGATCTCGGAACTGAATTTGTTGTACAATGGCAGGATCATGCTAATTACAGCAATAGATCTACTGAAAGATTAAATTTTCAGATTCGTTTGGTGTATGCTACCGGTGAAATCAAAATTATATATGGAAACTGTACGGATCCAGGAACCAGTACCTCAAATAGCACTCCTCATGTAGGAATAAGAGGAAATAGTACTACCTATGCATCCAATGTAAATTCTCTGATGATTGGCAATGTGCCGTCTGGAACTACTTGTGATTGGTCTAAAGCTGTTACGGGTAGTGCTAATAACAGTACTATGCTTTTTTCCAGTACAACAAATGCAAGTGTTAAAATCCCGGCTGGTCTGCAGTATACATGGGTACCTGGTACGCAGGCACCGGTAAGAACTTTTGCTGCTGCAACTGCAATTACCAATAATGCTGCAACGGTAAATTGGACTGCTCCAACGGGTGCAACAGCCTACAATGTTCAGTACAGAGCAGTTGGAAGCTGTGATTGGACTAATCTTGTTGGTAATCCTGTTTCTGCTGCTACTGCTACCATTACGGGGCTTACTCAGAATACAACCTATCAGGTGCAGGTACAGGCTTTAAATGGTGCAGTACAATCTGTATACTCCCATATTCCAAATGCAGCCGGAACAGGAAGTGGGTATGCATCTACAGGATCTTTTACAACTACACCTAACTGTGTAAGTACAGTAACCGGCCTTTCTTCTTCTTCCTTAACTCCTGAATCTGCAACCATAAGCTGGACAGCTTCAACAACGCCTCCAGGTAATGGATATGAATATTATTATTCTACATCTTCAACTACGCCAATTTCAACAGTTACTCCATCAGGTTCTGTTGGTGCCGGGGTTTTAACAGCAGATTTATCAGGTTTAACTCCTTCAACTCAGTATTATTATTGGGTGAGAGGAAACTGTAATGGAACTGATAAAGGGGTGTGGTCAAGTTCAGCCAACTTCACAACTTTAGGTCTTTGTCCGACAGTTACAGCTCCGGCATCTAGTGCTACAGGAGTAAGTGTAACGCCTACAATAACATGGAATGCAATAAATGGAGCAACTGGTTACAAACTAAAAGTTGGAACAACTTCAGGAGGAAACGATATTTTAGACATGGATATCGCTGGCGGTACTAATAGTTCTTATACATTAGCTGCACCTTTAAATTTTGCTACCACTTACTATTACTCTGTTACTGCGTATACAGCGAATATTACAGGGCCGGCTACAGCATGTACAGTAAGATCTTTCCAAACAGTATGTAATTCAGTAAACCTGCCATATACTTTAGATTTTGAAAGTGTTACAACACCTGCTTTACCAATGTGTACAACTGTTATTAATAGTGGTTCAGGAAATTTATGGAAAACAGCTACAGCTCCAACTGGGTTTACCGGGAAAGTGCTTAACTATTCATATAACAGCAGTAATGCTGCCAATACGTGGTTCTTTACACAAGGGTTAAATCTTACAGCCGGAGTTAGCTATAGAATCAAATATAAATATGCAAATGCAACCGGAACAACACAATATCCTGAAAAAGTAAAAGTTGCTTACGGATCTTCGGCTACAAGTGCAGCGATGACAAATACTTTAGCTGATCATGCAAATATTACCGGTGGAACTGCTACAAATACTTTTGTAGATTTTACGCCAAATGCAACAGGGGTTTATTATTTTGGATTCCAGGCTTATTCTCTTGCTGATATGAATCAAATCTATGTGGATGATATCAATATAGATGTTACACCTACTTGTTCAGAGCCATCAGCAGTTGCTGTTTCAGCAATTACAACAAACGGAGCAAGTATTTCATGGACTGCACCAGCTACAGCTCCTGGAAGTGGTTATGAATATTATTATTCAACAAACAGTACAGCTCCTACAGCCTCTACTACAGCTTTAGGAAACAGTACTACAACTTCAGCTCCTTTATCCGGATTGTCTCCTTCTACTACTTATTATGTATGGGTGAGATCTGTTTGTAGTTCTTCTGATAAGAGTGTATGGAGTATTGTTGCTACATTTAATACTCTTTGTGGAATTGTTATGGCACCTTTTACTCAAAACTTTGATAGTGGAGCAGCGCCAAACTGTTGGAATAATGTAAACCCTACAGCAACAGGTACAGATGCAAACCTTTTCTGGAAGTTCTCAGGAAATGGAGATTATGGTGCAAGTCCGGCTAATAACGGAAAAGCTGCAGGAACATATGCATGGGTAGATGCAAGCTCACCATATGCGGGAGCGGGTACAAATACTGTACAATTGGTTACTCCTTCTGTAAATTTAACAGGATTAACGGCTCCTCTTGTTTCTTTTGATTGGTTTAAAAACCATTCTATGTCAACCGGTACTACAGTTTCACCTTCTAGTTATGATAATAATAAACTTACTGTAGAGGTAAACGATGGAAATGGCTGGGTAGTGATTTTTAGTGATAATACCAACTTAAATCAATGGAGAACAGTTGCTGTTCCTTTAGCGGCTTCCTATATTGGAGCAACTATTCAGGTGAGATTTACTGTAGATAAAAACGTAAATGGTAACGGATATTTCTATGATGATCTTCTTTTAGATAATGTTGAAGTAAAACAAAATCCTAATTTGGCAACTTCTGAAACTGTCGCAAAAGACCATAAGATTAATGTATATCCTAATCCGTTTACTGAGACCTTAACAATTTCTGATGTATCCAAGGTACAATCTGTTTCAATCGTTGATGTTTCCGGAAGATTGATTAAAACAATTGAGAAACCATCTTCTGAACTTCAATTGAGAGATCTGAAAGAAGGATTGTATTTAGTAGTCTTGAATATGAAAGACGGATCTAAACAAACCGTTAAAGCAATTAAAAGGTAA
- a CDS encoding GEVED domain-containing protein, translated as MRNFLLVGFLMAGFLSSAQTYCTPAFASGCSGGDVIDSFAIPGAGFDHPNTGCSTDAYGDYTSMTINLSAGLSYDFSVKHGYSDQNVRVWIDFNNDGTFDDAAPELVASASSTQVGADNITSGLIAIPSTVTPGTYRMRVGDRFSSDPIPCNTDGYGEAHDYTVVIGAVPTCFAPSALTVSAVTANSAQVGWTAPASAPGSGYEYYYSTSSTYPTAATVVSGTSSGLSTGLSSLAPATTYHVWVRSVCSTSNKSAWSQMATFMTSCVSVGVPYALDFESITPPDLPNCTSVVNDGSGNMWETGDLDAQGFTGNVLQYSYDYANNADTWFFTNGINLTAGVTYRIKYKYANAEGTVYAEKLKIAYGTSATGAGMTNTLADHSNIVTSTATSAFVNFTPTATGVYYFGFQAYSDANMNQLYVDDINIDVAPACSEPNALVMSNITAGGATVSWTAATPVPASGYDIYYSTTNTAPTATSTPNFTGVTTTTYNIPSLAPSTVYYVWVRSACSAASKSIWSDSATFTTLCSSANLPYAIDFESVTVPELPGCTMNVNAGVGNNWETVDPPSDSQGFTTNVLSYHYNSSNPGNTWFFTQGLNLTAGTQYTIGYKYGNNSSTYVEKLKVAYGTSPDASAMTGSIADYPSINDEMAHTESITFTVPATGVYYFGFNAYSDPDQYNLYIDDISINNANLATAEVALAKNTIQVYPNPFTDVLNISDVKNVKNVSVTDATGRLVKTIANPESVIHLRDLMQGVYLITMEMKDGSKQTIKAIKK; from the coding sequence ATGAGAAATTTTTTACTTGTTGGTTTCTTAATGGCCGGCTTTTTATCCTCCGCACAGACTTACTGTACGCCTGCGTTTGCAAGCGGGTGTAGCGGAGGAGATGTGATAGATTCCTTTGCAATTCCAGGCGCTGGATTTGATCATCCTAATACAGGTTGTTCTACTGATGCGTATGGAGATTACACTTCTATGACGATCAACCTTAGTGCAGGTTTGAGTTATGACTTTAGTGTTAAACATGGGTACAGTGATCAGAATGTACGTGTTTGGATAGACTTTAATAACGATGGTACTTTTGATGATGCAGCTCCGGAACTTGTAGCTTCTGCGAGTAGTACTCAAGTAGGAGCGGACAATATTACCTCAGGGCTTATCGCAATTCCTTCTACCGTTACTCCTGGTACTTACAGAATGAGAGTGGGTGACAGGTTCTCCAGTGACCCTATTCCTTGTAATACAGACGGCTATGGAGAAGCTCATGATTATACGGTAGTAATTGGTGCAGTTCCAACTTGTTTTGCTCCTTCTGCTTTAACGGTATCTGCCGTTACAGCAAATTCAGCTCAGGTGGGATGGACCGCTCCGGCTTCTGCTCCAGGCAGCGGTTATGAATATTATTATTCAACTTCCAGTACATATCCTACTGCTGCTACAGTGGTTTCCGGAACAAGCAGTGGATTAAGTACTGGTCTTTCTTCACTGGCACCGGCTACAACTTATCATGTATGGGTACGTTCTGTATGCAGTACTTCAAATAAGAGTGCATGGTCTCAAATGGCAACATTTATGACATCCTGTGTTTCTGTAGGAGTACCATATGCGTTGGACTTCGAAAGCATAACCCCACCTGATCTTCCAAATTGTACCTCAGTAGTCAATGACGGTTCAGGAAATATGTGGGAGACCGGTGATCTGGATGCTCAAGGATTTACAGGAAATGTTCTTCAGTATTCTTATGACTATGCCAATAATGCTGATACCTGGTTTTTCACCAACGGTATTAACCTTACTGCAGGAGTTACCTACAGAATTAAATATAAATATGCAAATGCAGAAGGAACTGTATATGCTGAAAAATTGAAAATAGCTTACGGAACTTCAGCTACCGGTGCGGGAATGACCAATACATTAGCAGATCACTCAAATATTGTTACCAGTACAGCAACCAGTGCATTTGTGAATTTCACACCAACAGCCACAGGAGTTTATTATTTTGGGTTCCAGGCATATTCTGACGCTAATATGAACCAGTTGTATGTGGATGATATTAATATAGATGTAGCGCCAGCTTGTAGTGAGCCTAATGCATTAGTTATGTCTAATATTACTGCCGGAGGAGCTACGGTTTCCTGGACGGCAGCTACTCCTGTACCTGCAAGCGGATATGACATTTATTACAGCACAACCAATACAGCGCCTACAGCTACAAGTACACCTAATTTTACAGGAGTTACAACAACTACTTATAATATTCCAAGTTTGGCTCCTTCCACTGTTTATTATGTATGGGTAAGATCTGCATGTAGTGCTGCAAGCAAAAGTATATGGAGTGATTCTGCTACATTTACAACATTGTGCTCAAGTGCGAACCTTCCTTATGCTATAGACTTTGAAAGTGTTACTGTTCCTGAACTTCCAGGCTGTACAATGAATGTTAACGCAGGAGTTGGTAATAATTGGGAAACAGTAGATCCGCCTTCTGATAGCCAGGGATTTACTACCAATGTATTAAGTTATCATTATAACTCTTCCAATCCTGGCAATACGTGGTTCTTTACCCAAGGTTTGAACCTGACAGCGGGAACACAATATACAATTGGCTATAAGTACGGTAATAACTCATCTACCTATGTTGAAAAATTGAAAGTTGCTTATGGAACTTCACCTGACGCATCGGCTATGACAGGCTCTATAGCAGATTATCCTTCAATTAATGATGAAATGGCCCATACAGAATCTATAACGTTTACAGTTCCTGCAACAGGTGTGTATTACTTTGGATTTAATGCTTATTCAGATCCGGATCAGTATAATCTGTATATAGATGATATTAGTATTAACAATGCGAACCTGGCAACAGCTGAAGTTGCTCTGGCAAAAAATACTATTCAGGTTTATCCTAATCCATTTACAGATGTATTGAACATTTCTGATGTGAAAAACGTGAAAAATGTATCTGTAACGGATGCAACAGGAAGATTAGTGAAAACTATTGCAAACCCTGAATCTGTGATTCATTTAAGAGATTTAATGCAAGGTGTTTATTTAATTACAATGGAAATGAAAGATGGATCTAAACAGACTATCAAGGCTATTAAAAAATAA
- a CDS encoding ion transporter, translated as MEREHNLVPEDNLWKRFLYRIIYRSDTRLGKLFDIILLSLILASTAIIMMESVPKLDKKFHYTFLILEWVISIFFTLEYSMRIAVVKNKRSYIFSFFGVIDFLALVPFFLSFFFPITKYFLIFRMLRMLRIFRIFNLLDFMNDGYLIVRALKNSSRKIYIFLLFLIIFSVIVGSLMFMVEGGRQGFETIPQSIYWAVVTVTTVGYGDVSPITPLGKFFAVVLMLAGYSIIAVPTGIVTAEMRNKRQNLELICERCGNEDIDDDARYCKKCGKKLA; from the coding sequence ATGGAAAGAGAACATAATCTTGTTCCTGAAGACAATCTTTGGAAAAGATTCCTTTACCGGATAATTTATCGTTCCGATACCAGACTCGGAAAACTGTTCGATATCATCTTATTATCTTTAATTCTTGCAAGTACAGCCATCATTATGATGGAAAGTGTACCTAAGCTTGATAAAAAGTTTCATTATACCTTCCTGATTCTGGAGTGGGTGATTTCTATTTTTTTCACTCTTGAGTATTCTATGCGTATTGCAGTGGTAAAGAATAAGCGAAGTTATATTTTCAGTTTTTTCGGAGTTATAGATTTTCTCGCGCTGGTTCCTTTTTTCCTCAGCTTTTTCTTTCCCATCACTAAATATTTTCTGATTTTCAGAATGCTTAGAATGTTGAGAATTTTCAGGATTTTCAATTTGCTGGATTTTATGAATGACGGCTACCTTATTGTACGGGCTCTGAAAAACAGCTCGAGAAAGATTTACATTTTCCTTTTATTCCTGATTATATTCTCAGTTATTGTAGGATCACTGATGTTTATGGTGGAAGGCGGAAGGCAGGGATTTGAAACCATACCGCAGTCTATCTATTGGGCAGTAGTTACTGTAACTACTGTAGGATATGGTGATGTATCCCCAATCACGCCTTTAGGAAAGTTTTTTGCGGTTGTTCTGATGCTGGCCGGTTATTCTATTATTGCTGTTCCTACCGGTATTGTAACGGCAGAAATGAGAAACAAGAGACAAAACCTGGAACTGATCTGTGAACGATGCGGTAACGAAGATATTGATGATGATGCGAGGTATTGTAAGAAATGTGGCAAGAAATTAGCTTGA